ATGAGTTAGCATAGCCAGATTAGGGAGGTAGAGAGACCGTATTCAACATTCAGGACCCAgaaatgtgaattaaaataactttaaatGTTACAGTCAGCTCAATGagccattaaagaaaaaattatattcGATAAAATAATATCTGATAGAAAGTCAATGAATGCAAGAAAACTAAAATTTTTCTGCAAAGGAAGAGTTTGGGCCAGCTCTGGGCCATTAAGACACAGACAAGAGAGAGATGGGAACTTGTCCTTATTTATGCAGTCATCAGCTTCAAGACTTGGGATCCACGTGGGCTAGTGACTCAGGGGATACCTTCATTGAGAATGACTCTCCTTGCACAGGGCTCTCTGCAAGGCACACTTCACCTCTGTGTTCCTCAGGCTATAGAGCAGGGGGTTCAGCATTGGGTTGAAAATGCTGTAGAACAGGAAAAGGACCTTCTGCTTCTCCTCAGGGTGGCTGGATTTGGGAGCCATATATGTGACAATAGCACTGCCGAAGAAGAGCCCAACCACACAGAGGTGTGAGGAGAAGGTGAAGAAGGCCTTTTTTCGTCCCTCCCTAGATTGAATCCTTAGGATGGCAAAGAGGATACAGGTGTAGAAGACCAGCACCAGGCAGAGAGCCCCCACTAAGACAAACACACAGTCTGCAAAGATGACCATGAGGCTGAGCCTGGTGTCCCCACAGGCCAGCCTCAGGACAGATAGGATTTCACAGAATAATTGGTTGATCTCATGAGGTCCACAAAAGGGCAGTCGCAGAAGGAGGACCACATGGACCAGGGCCAGGAGGGAGCCATATGCCCAGGAAGTGACAGCCAGGGTGATGCAGAGCCTCCAGCTCATGATGGCAGAGTACCGGAGGGggtggcagatggccacatagcgatcataggACATCACCACCAAGAGAAGACACTCTGTGTGAGCGAAAGCCTTAAAGAGGAAGGTCTGTGTAAGGCAGCCAGCGAAGGAGATGGGCATGGTGGGACTCAGGAGGTTCACCAGCATCTGGGGCACCGTGTTGCAGGCATAGGCTATGTCGACGATGGCCAGGtgggagaggaagaagtacatgggggtgtgcagtCTGAGGTTCAGTGAGATGAGCCCTAGGATGGCCCCGTTCCCCAGAAGGGTGAAGGCGTAGAACATGGAGAAGATCCCAAATTGGAGCAGCTGCATCATTGGGCCAAGACGAAATCCTAGTAGGATGAACTCTGTGACTGAAGTCTGGTTTTCCCCCATTTCCCTGTGAAAGAGACAACCAAATAGCTCTGTGacacaattatttaaaaacatctcttttacttattttcacatgaatttttttttaataacttttattaagcttcaagtgaacatttacaaatccaatcagtctgtcacatataagtttacatacatctcactccctactcccacttgctctccccctcttgagtcagccctttcagtctctcctttcttgacaattttgccagcttccctctctctctatcctcccatcccccctccagacaagagttgccaacacaatc
This Loxodonta africana isolate mLoxAfr1 chromosome 8, mLoxAfr1.hap2, whole genome shotgun sequence DNA region includes the following protein-coding sequences:
- the LOC100658906 gene encoding olfactory receptor 2A1/2A42-like translates to MFLNNCVTELFGCLFHREMGENQTSVTEFILLGFRLGPMMQLLQFGIFSMFYAFTLLGNGAILGLISLNLRLHTPMYFFLSHLAIVDIAYACNTVPQMLVNLLSPTMPISFAGCLTQTFLFKAFAHTECLLLVVMSYDRYVAICHPLRYSAIMSWRLCITLAVTSWAYGSLLALVHVVLLLRLPFCGPHEINQLFCEILSVLRLACGDTRLSLMVIFADCVFVLVGALCLVLVFYTCILFAILRIQSREGRKKAFFTFSSHLCVVGLFFGSAIVTYMAPKSSHPEEKQKVLFLFYSIFNPMLNPLLYSLRNTEVKCALQRALCKESHSQ